A genomic segment from Nicotiana tabacum cultivar K326 chromosome 9, ASM71507v2, whole genome shotgun sequence encodes:
- the LOC107809439 gene encoding uncharacterized protein LOC107809439 → MQMLSRISASSTALFHLRSSLLRPRFSFHPNNPFSLPIQPHHRRLLFSSSMDSATASTVDSVADNFKKQSLENNDSSNSKRLLKLEELNWDHSFVRELPADLRTDTIPREVLHACYTKVLPSVEVENPQLVVWSESVAELLELDPKEFERPGFPLLFSGASPLVGAVPYAQNYGGHQFGTWAGQLGDGRAITLGEVLNSKSERWELQLKGAGKTPYSRFADGLAVLRSSIREFLCSEAMHSLGIPTTRALCLVTTGKDVTRDMFYDGNPKDEPGAIVCRVAQSFLRFGSYQLHASRGKKDLEIVRTLADYAIRYHFPHLENMSKSESISFSTGEEDDSAVDLTSNKYAAWAVEVAERTASMIARWQGVGFTHGVMNTDNMSVLGLTIDYGPFGFLDAFDPSYTPNTTDLPYRRYCFANQPDIGLWNVAQFAKTLSTAELLNDKESNYVMERYGIKFMDDYQAIMMKKLGLAKYNKQMIGDLLKNMAVDKVDYTNFFRLLSNVKADPTIPAEQLLIPLKAALLDIGMERKEAWTSWVKSYIQELSTSGVSDQERKASMNSVNPKYILRNYLCQSAIDAAEQGDFGEVRRLLKVMQYPFDEQPGMEKYARLPPAWAYRPGVGMLSCSS, encoded by the exons ATGCAAATGCTTTCTCGCATTTCAGCTTCATCCACCGCTCTCTTCCACCTCCGTTCTTCTCTTCTCCGACCCAGATTTTCTTTTCACCCAAACAACCCCTTTTCACTCCCAATTCAACCCCATCACCGCCGTCTATTATTTTCTTCATCTATGGACTCAGCTACTGCTTCCACCGTTGATTCAGTTGCTGACAATTTCAAGAAacaaagtttagaaaataatGATAGCAGCAATAGCAAACGTTTGTTGAAACTAGAAGAGCTTAATTGGGATCATTCTTTTGTTCGTGAACTTCCTGCTGATCTAAGAACCGATACCATCCCAAGAGAG GTATTGCATGCTTGCTATACAAAAGTGTTGCCTTCTGTAGAGGTGGAGAATCCCCAGCTCGTTGTGTGGTCAGAATCAGTAGCAGAGTTACTTGAGTTGGATCCTAAAGA ATTTGAGAGGCCTGGTTTTCCACTTCTGTTCTCAGGGGCATCACCTTTAGTGGGAGC TGTGCCTTATGCCCAGAACTATGGAGGACATCAGTTTGGGACGTGGGCCGGTCAGCTAGGTGATGGTCGAGCAATAACTCTTGGAGAGGTTTTGAATTCAAAATCCGAAAGGTGGGAGCTGCAGCTAAAGGGTGCTGGGAAGACCCCATATAGCCGTTTTGCTGATGGTCTCGCAGTGCTTCGGAGTAGTATTCGGGAATTCCTCTGCAGTGAAGCAATGCACAGCCTTGGAATCCCAACTACAAGAGCACTCTGTCTTGTAACGACAGGAAAAGATGTCACTAGGGACATGTTTTATGA TGGGAACCCGAAGGATGAGCCTGGTGCAATTGTCTGTAGAGTTGCTCAATCCTTCCTGCGTTTTGGTTCTTACCAACTACATGCCTCTAGGGGTAAAAAGGATCTTGAGATTGTGCGTACTTTAGCAGACTATGCCATTAGATATCACTTCCCCCATCTAGAGAACATGAGCAAGAGTGAAAGCATATCATTCAGCACAGGCGAAGAAGATGATTCGGCTGTGGAtttaacttcaaacaaatatGCAG CATGGGCAGTGGAAGTTGCTGAGCGGACTGCTTCTATGATTGCAAGGTGGCAAGGTGTTGGGTTCACACACGGAGTGATGAATACTGATAACATGAGTGTGTTAGGCCTCACCATTGATTACGGCCCTTTTGGATTCTTAGATGCGTTTGATCCGAGTTACACGCCAAATACCACTGATCTACCTTACAGAAGATACTGTTTTGCAAATCAGCCGGATATAGGTTTATGGAATGTTGCTCAGTTTGCTAAAACTCTATCTACTGCAGAGTTGCTAAATGATAAGGAGTCAAATTATGTCATGGAGAG gtatggcatcaaatttatggaCGACTATCAAGCTATCATGATGAAAAAGCTTGGTTTGGCTAAGTACAATAAACAAATGATTGGTGATCTACTTAAGAATATGGCTGTTGATAAAGTTGATTACACCAACTTCTTCCGATTGCTATCAAACGTCAAGGCCGATCCTACAATTCCAGCAGAACAGTTACTGATTCCTCTGAAAGCTGCTCTTTTGGATATTGGTATGGAACGCAAGGAAGCTTGGACAAGCTGGGTGAAATCCTACATACAGGAG CTGTCTACTAGTGGTGTATCGGACCAGGAGAGAAAGGCCTCCATGAATTCTGTAAATCCAAAGTACATCCTTAGAAACTACCTATGCCAAAGCGCGATTGATGCAGCTGAACAAGGCGACTTTGGGGAGGTCCGACGACTACTGAAAGTTATGCAATATCCATTTGATGAACAACCTGGCATGGAGAAGTACGCTCGTCTGCCTCCAGCTTGGGCTTATCGTCCAGGCGTAGGCATGCTTTCTTGTTCCTCATGA
- the LOC107809437 gene encoding pentatricopeptide repeat-containing protein At5g48730, chloroplastic-like produces MASNPIPPPSFRPPRTDPLTQKNLIIPGSKSIDPNSSLNLEKLKEKEAKERKEETNKKIASQKAISIILRREATKAVIEYKKKKGNSKKLLPRTVLEALHERITALRWESALKVFELLQEQLWYRPNAGIYIKLIVMLGKCKQPEKAQSLFEMMVEEGCVVNQEAYTALLSAYSRSGLFHKAFSILEEMKNTPNCQPDVFTYTILMKSCLQVYDFDKVQILLSDMDFMGIKPNTVTYNTLIDSYGKAKRFKEMESTLVEMLRRRDCKPDVWTMNSTLRAFGGSGQIEMMEKCYEKFQSAGIEPSIKTFNILLDSYGKTENYEKMSAVMEFMQKYHFSWTIVTYNIVIDAFGRAGDLKQMEFLFRLMQSERIKPNCVTLCSLVRAYGKAGKAEKVGAILRFIENSDVALDTVFFNCLVDAYGMMGCFVEMKGVLEMMERSGCKPDKITYRSMIKAYSVNGMSSKATEMRNLLASLEKAR; encoded by the exons ATGGCGTCCAATCCAATTCCTCCTCCATCATTCAGACCACCAAGAACCGACCCATTAACCCAAAAAAATCTCATCATACCCGGGTCCAAATCCATTGACCCGAATTCTTCACTGAATCTTGAGAAGCTAAAGGAGAAAGAagcaaaagagagaaaagaagaaaccAATAAAAAGATAGCTTCACAAAAAGCCATATCCATAATTCTACGTAGAGAAGCTACAAAAGCAGTTATTGAGTATAAGAAGAAAAAGGGGAATTCTAAGAAGCTTTTGCCACGTACTGTTCTTGAAGCTCTTCACGAACGTATTACTGCTTTGCGTTGGGAATCTGCTCTCAAG GTCTTTGAACTCCTCCAGGAGCAGCTGTGGTACAGGCCCAACGCGGGTATTTATATCAAATTAATCGTCATGCTTGGGAAATGTAAGCAACCCGAAAAAGCTCAATCCCTATTTGAGATGATGGTGGAAGAAGGCTGTGTCGTGAATCAAGAAGCTTACACTGCTCTTTTGTCTGCCTATAGCCGCAGTGGTCTTTTTCACAAAGCTTTTTCTATCCTAGAAGAGATGAAGAACACTCCAAACTGCCAACCCGATGTCTTCACATATACCATCCTGATGAAGTCCTGCCTTCAGGTTTATGACTTCGATAAAGTGCAAATCCTGCTTTCGGACATGGATTTTATGGGAATTAAACCCAATACAGTAACATATAATACACTCATTGATTCCTATGGCAAAGCAAAAAG GTTCAAAGAGATGGAATCCACACTTGTTGAAATGCTGCGGCGAAGAGACTGCAAGCCAGATGTGTGGACCATGAACTCAACATTGAGAGCATTTGGTGGCAGTGGGCAAATAGAAATGATGGAAAAATGCTACGAGAAGTTTCAGAGTGCTGGAATTGAACCAAGCATTAAGACATTTAACATACTCTTAGATTCATATGGGAAAACAGAAAATTATGAGAAAATGAGTGCTGTAATGGAGTTTATGCAGAAATACCATTTTTCATGGACGATAGTTACCTATAATATCGTAATAGATGCATTTGGAAGGGCTGGGGATTTAAAGCAGATGGAATTTCTTTTTAGGCTGATGCAGTCTGAGAGGATAAAACCAAACTGTGTTACTCTTTGTTCACTTGTAAGAGCATATGGGAAGGCTGGTAAAGCTGAAAAAGTCGGAGCTATTTTGCGATTCATTGAGAATTCTGACGTGGCGCTTGACACAGTGTTTTTTAACTGCCTAGTGGATGCGTATGGGATGAtgggatgctttgtggagatgaAAGGGGTACTTGAGATGATGGAAAGAAGCGGATGTAAGCCCGATAAGATAACGTACAGAAGTATGATTAAAGCCTATTCAGTAAATGGAATGAGTAGCAAAGCGACGGAGATGCGAAACCTACTTGCCTCATTGGAAAAGGCGCGATAG
- the LOC107809440 gene encoding uncharacterized protein LOC107809440 isoform X2 — protein MSANPTIDSCTVETSDGIKLHTTIFKPNQYEEEEEEENSWGVILVHPYSILGGSQGLLRGIANGLSRKGFKAVTFDMRGVGRSTGKPSIFGFKEIKDVVAVCKWSLENLSVNKILLVGSSAGAPIAGSAVEQVEQIVGYVSIGYPFGLMASILFGRHHKNILKSPKSKLFIMGTQDGFTSIKQLNNKLRCAAGRVEKHLIEVYRVSTWCCMGSVRHCHKMVLSG, from the exons ATGTCTGCAAATCCAACCATAGATTCTTGTACAGTTGAAACCAGTGATGGGATCAAACTCCATACCACAATCTTCAAACCAAACcaatatgaagaagaagaagaagaagaaaactcatggggtgtgattttggtgcACCCATATTCAATATTAGGGGGTAGTCAAGGTTTATTAAGAGGAATAGCAAATGGGTTGTCAAGAAAAGGGTTTAAAGCTGTGACCTTTGATATGAGAGGTGTGGGGAGATCAACTGGGAAACCTTCTATTTTTGGTTTTAAGGAAATTAAGGATGTGGTTGCTGTTTGTAAATGGTCACTTGAAAATCTGTCTGTGAATAAGATTTTGTTGGTGGGTTCTTCTGCAG GTGCACCAATAGCAGGATCTGCAGTAGAACAGGTTGAACAGATTGTAGGTTATGTAAGTATTGGGTACCCTTTTGGTTTAATGGCCTCAATCCTCTTTGGTCGACATCACAAAAACATATTAAAATCACCCAAATCAAAGCTCTTCATCATGGGCACACAAGACGGATTCACCAGCATTAAGCAGCTAAACAACAAGCTTAGATGTGCAGCAGGACGTGTAGAGAAACATCTTATCGAAG TTTATAGGGTTTCTACCTGGTGTTGCATGGGAAGTGTTAGGCATTGTCACAAAATGGTGCTTTCTGGCTAG
- the LOC107809440 gene encoding uncharacterized protein LOC107809440 isoform X1, whose protein sequence is MSANPTIDSCTVETSDGIKLHTTIFKPNQYEEEEEEENSWGVILVHPYSILGGSQGLLRGIANGLSRKGFKAVTFDMRGVGRSTGKPSIFGFKEIKDVVAVCKWSLENLSVNKILLVGSSAGAPIAGSAVEQVEQIVGYVSIGYPFGLMASILFGRHHKNILKSPKSKLFIMGTQDGFTSIKQLNNKLRCAAGRVEKHLIEGIGHFELEGPAYDSHMVNLIVEFIDSL, encoded by the exons ATGTCTGCAAATCCAACCATAGATTCTTGTACAGTTGAAACCAGTGATGGGATCAAACTCCATACCACAATCTTCAAACCAAACcaatatgaagaagaagaagaagaagaaaactcatggggtgtgattttggtgcACCCATATTCAATATTAGGGGGTAGTCAAGGTTTATTAAGAGGAATAGCAAATGGGTTGTCAAGAAAAGGGTTTAAAGCTGTGACCTTTGATATGAGAGGTGTGGGGAGATCAACTGGGAAACCTTCTATTTTTGGTTTTAAGGAAATTAAGGATGTGGTTGCTGTTTGTAAATGGTCACTTGAAAATCTGTCTGTGAATAAGATTTTGTTGGTGGGTTCTTCTGCAG GTGCACCAATAGCAGGATCTGCAGTAGAACAGGTTGAACAGATTGTAGGTTATGTAAGTATTGGGTACCCTTTTGGTTTAATGGCCTCAATCCTCTTTGGTCGACATCACAAAAACATATTAAAATCACCCAAATCAAAGCTCTTCATCATGGGCACACAAGACGGATTCACCAGCATTAAGCAGCTAAACAACAAGCTTAGATGTGCAGCAGGACGTGTAGAGAAACATCTTATCGAAGGTATTGGCCACTTTGAGTTGGAAGGGCCTGCCTATGATTCTCACATGGTAAATCTTATTGTAGAATTCATTGACAGTTTATAG